In Thiomonas intermedia, the following are encoded in one genomic region:
- the virB9 gene encoding P-type conjugative transfer protein VirB9 translates to MKRLALILALSAAFGAAHAADVPQGSKFDNRIQYVNYNPGDVVVVRAVAGLGARVVFAPGETILDVASGFTQGWEFSDRRNILYIKPKSVVVGQGVPAMAPEAGKWDTNLMVTTNLRMYDIDLHLLPSNNSGKAPANRVAYRVEYRYPADELAAAKALAEKNRAQAKLDAKPEPRNWNYSMQIGDASENIAPTMAYDDGRFTYLKFPNNRDFPSAFLVAADKTESLVNSHIDPAVPDTLVLQRVSKEMVLRLGNAVVGIYNDSFDPDGVPANQGTTVPGVKRVIKAGEIN, encoded by the coding sequence ATGAAACGACTCGCCTTGATTCTTGCGCTCTCGGCGGCCTTCGGTGCCGCCCACGCGGCCGACGTGCCGCAAGGCTCGAAGTTCGACAACCGCATCCAGTACGTGAACTACAACCCCGGCGACGTGGTTGTAGTGCGTGCGGTGGCCGGCCTTGGTGCCCGCGTCGTATTCGCTCCTGGCGAAACAATTCTGGATGTCGCCTCGGGCTTTACCCAAGGCTGGGAATTCTCGGATCGCCGGAACATCCTCTACATCAAGCCGAAGTCGGTCGTCGTCGGCCAGGGCGTGCCAGCGATGGCACCGGAAGCGGGGAAGTGGGACACCAACTTGATGGTGACGACGAACCTTCGCATGTACGACATCGACCTGCACTTGCTGCCCAGCAACAACAGCGGCAAAGCGCCTGCGAACCGTGTCGCCTACCGCGTTGAATACCGCTATCCGGCCGACGAACTGGCGGCGGCAAAGGCGCTGGCTGAAAAGAATCGCGCACAAGCGAAGCTCGATGCCAAGCCCGAACCTCGGAACTGGAATTACTCGATGCAGATCGGGGACGCCTCCGAGAACATCGCGCCGACGATGGCCTACGACGACGGCCGTTTCACCTACTTGAAGTTCCCGAACAACCGGGACTTCCCTTCGGCGTTCTTGGTGGCTGCTGACAAGACGGAAAGCCTTGTGAACAGCCATATCGACCCGGCCGTGCCGGACACGTTGGTTCTGCAACGTGTGTCGAAGGAAATGGTTCTGCGCCTCGGTAACGCGGTCGTGGGTATCTACAACGACAGCTTCGACCCTGACGGCGTGCCAGCCAATCAGGGCACGACGGTTCCGGGCGTGAAGCGCGTCATCAAAGCCGGGGAGATCAACTAA
- the virB10 gene encoding type IV secretion system protein VirB10, translating into MSNQNNPEQAVDSLPGEERGMPSVNETGPSTAKRGLIVIVILLILCAAGGVGYWKYKKNAAKASESAAQKNLQLSSAVPARTFQEPPAPKEAPPLPGAAPVVPAPSGAAPIGVAPALPGASGGPVASNGKPVPPLDKSGSSLMAVASKTNAGGSEGGQPGAGAGAGSGGDLGASGGMAEMLTSTRTGTRKAGMLGNRNFILAKGSFIDCALQTRLDSTVPGMTACVITRNIYSDNGKVLLIERGSTVTGEYKANMRQGMARIFVLWSRIKTPNGVVIPLDSPGTDQLGGGGVPGYIDNHFWQRFGGALMLSLVDDVARGLTSNTGSGGNSQFNFNSTGDATQNMAAEALKNTINIPPTLYKNQGEQVGIYVARDLDFSSVYDVAAQ; encoded by the coding sequence ATGAGCAATCAAAACAATCCTGAACAGGCCGTTGATTCGCTGCCGGGCGAAGAACGCGGCATGCCCAGCGTCAACGAAACCGGGCCATCGACCGCGAAGCGCGGCTTGATCGTCATCGTCATTCTGTTGATCCTGTGCGCGGCCGGTGGCGTCGGCTACTGGAAGTACAAGAAGAACGCGGCCAAGGCCAGCGAGTCGGCGGCGCAAAAGAATTTGCAGCTCTCCAGCGCCGTACCAGCTCGCACGTTCCAAGAGCCGCCCGCGCCGAAAGAGGCACCGCCTCTGCCGGGCGCTGCGCCCGTTGTGCCGGCCCCATCGGGTGCGGCCCCTATCGGGGTAGCCCCGGCCCTTCCTGGCGCGTCTGGCGGCCCCGTAGCGTCCAATGGCAAGCCTGTTCCGCCCCTGGACAAGTCGGGTTCCTCTCTCATGGCCGTTGCAAGCAAGACGAACGCGGGCGGCAGTGAAGGCGGGCAACCGGGCGCGGGTGCAGGTGCCGGCAGCGGCGGCGACCTGGGCGCTTCGGGCGGCATGGCTGAAATGCTGACTTCGACGCGGACTGGCACGCGCAAGGCCGGCATGCTCGGCAACCGCAACTTCATCTTGGCGAAGGGCAGCTTCATCGACTGCGCCTTGCAAACGCGCCTGGATTCCACGGTGCCCGGCATGACTGCGTGCGTCATCACGCGCAACATCTACAGCGACAACGGCAAGGTGCTGTTGATCGAACGCGGTTCGACCGTGACGGGCGAATACAAGGCCAACATGCGCCAAGGCATGGCCCGCATCTTCGTGCTGTGGAGCCGCATCAAGACGCCGAACGGTGTCGTCATTCCCCTGGACTCGCCCGGCACCGACCAGCTCGGCGGCGGCGGTGTTCCCGGCTACATCGACAACCACTTTTGGCAACGCTTCGGCGGTGCGCTCATGCTGAGTTTGGTTGATGACGTGGCACGCGGTCTTACCTCCAACACCGGCAGCGGCGGCAACAGTCAGTTCAATTTCAACAGCACTGGCGATGCCACCCAAAACATGGCGGCGGAAGCGTTGAAGAACACCATCAACATTCCGCCAACCCTCTACAAAAACCAAGGCGAGCAAGTCGGTATCTACGTTGCCCGCGACTTGGACTTTTCGAGTGTTTACGATGTCGCAGCGCAATAA
- the virB11 gene encoding P-type DNA transfer ATPase VirB11, protein MSQRNNSNEYIASVDRAASVNYHLEFAKEWMEDPTITEICVNRPFEVFCERQNVWERHEVPGLTQDHLLSLATATAKFSSNDVSENRPILSAIMPGGERVQIVLPPACEHGTVSVTIRKPSFNVRTLDDYDKQGFFKHIKPLTGDLTEQETELVRLKEDGNYIDFLRRAVQLEKVIVVAGETGSGKTTFMKALMQEIPADQRIITIEDVPELFLPSHPNHVHLFYPSEAKEEDNAPVTAAALLKSCLRMKPTRILLAELRSGETFDFINVAASGHGGSITSCHAGSCDLTFERLALMVLQNRQGRTLPYPVIRRLLYLVVDVVVHVHNDLTGGAGRHITELWYDPMMKRAPAPKD, encoded by the coding sequence ATGTCGCAGCGCAATAACAGCAACGAATACATCGCTTCCGTTGACCGGGCCGCCTCGGTCAATTACCACCTTGAATTTGCCAAGGAATGGATGGAAGACCCGACCATCACGGAAATCTGCGTGAACCGGCCGTTTGAGGTTTTCTGCGAGCGGCAAAACGTATGGGAACGGCACGAAGTGCCGGGCCTGACGCAAGATCACTTGCTGTCGCTGGCTACGGCCACGGCCAAGTTTTCGAGCAACGACGTTTCGGAAAACCGGCCGATTCTCTCGGCCATCATGCCGGGCGGTGAGCGCGTGCAAATCGTGCTGCCGCCTGCTTGCGAGCATGGAACGGTATCGGTCACGATTCGTAAGCCGTCATTCAATGTTCGCACCCTGGACGACTACGACAAGCAAGGCTTTTTCAAGCACATCAAGCCGCTGACTGGCGACTTGACGGAGCAAGAAACGGAACTGGTGCGACTCAAGGAAGACGGGAACTACATCGACTTCCTGCGCCGGGCCGTCCAGCTCGAAAAGGTCATCGTGGTGGCCGGCGAAACCGGCTCGGGCAAGACCACCTTCATGAAAGCCTTGATGCAGGAAATTCCTGCTGACCAGCGCATCATCACGATTGAGGACGTGCCCGAACTGTTCTTGCCCAGCCATCCGAATCACGTCCACCTGTTCTATCCCAGCGAAGCGAAGGAAGAAGATAACGCGCCGGTCACGGCCGCCGCGCTTCTGAAAAGCTGCCTGCGGATGAAACCCACGCGCATCTTGCTTGCCGAGCTGCGCAGCGGCGAGACATTCGACTTCATCAACGTGGCCGCCTCGGGCCACGGTGGCAGCATCACAAGCTGCCATGCCGGATCGTGCGACCTGACGTTTGAACGGCTGGCCTTGATGGTCTTGCAGAACCGCCAGGGCCGCACACTGCCTTACCCGGTGATTCGCCGGCTGCTGTATCTGGTGGTGGATGTCGTGGTGCATGTCCACAACGATCTAACAGGCGGTGCAGGCCGGCACATTACCGAACTCTGGTATGACCCGATGATGAAGCGCGCACCGGCTCCGAAGGACTAA
- a CDS encoding type IV secretory system conjugative DNA transfer family protein: MEMPKWLKWVLGVVVFIAATVGAVWLAGFFFFAFSKTNPFGKTDFSTWWTYWQFYQADPVIAKRLKVSGIVAAVVAYGAPIVALIAAMREVRSLHGEARFANAGEIEKAGLFGNTGIIIGKLKNRFLMFAGMQFVLLAAPTRSGKGVGIVVPNLLNYSESAVVLDVKLENFLITSKFRAKHGQEVFLFNPFSKDGQTHRYNPLGYISDDPRQRVTEILAIGYALYPGGGKDTFFDDAARNLFLGLCLYLCETPALPRTIGELLRQSSGKGQPIKKYLQDLITARNFREETTIDDDGEEVVTLVPIEQWDGEGLPPLSMECVDALNRFTSTSDNTLSSILASFNVPLTIWVSPLVDAATAANDFDVRDVRKKRMTIYIGIPANKLAEAELLINLFFSQLINLNTDDLLHSKPELKYSCLLLMDEFAAPGRIGIIDKANAYMAGYGLRLLTIIQSPGQIEAEPRKGYGRESARTLITNHACQIIYTPREQKDANEYSEMLGTYTFKAKGLSRQLGGKAAGGRSESESDQKRALLMPQELKEMSQRQQIINLENTKPIKCEKIAYFQDHVFIDRLKSVAPSLAKLGKKLPTKKQLEDSWGSGECAVDVPYLNLDLHEAVVQARTRELKPADVAKGIDLRTLALDFSKVPLPEGAGIEPEQVEAFVDGFFDALDATNSYDDSEAPEVDEDGASERPSDDELAALDAQAADDDGQEVAVNSIEPADDEPADELVTSASRPGGASVAKPETHAEPEPEPDHGLGHDQADIEPDGPTDEDLAAMMEDFTPPDDGMMDEADMLAALDEMEAVPEYVEEAENDAPILDLSVLDKPLPSIKNAE; the protein is encoded by the coding sequence ATGGAAATGCCAAAGTGGCTTAAATGGGTGTTGGGCGTGGTGGTGTTCATCGCCGCCACGGTCGGCGCTGTCTGGCTGGCCGGCTTCTTCTTCTTCGCTTTCAGCAAGACGAACCCGTTCGGCAAAACCGACTTCTCGACGTGGTGGACGTACTGGCAGTTTTACCAAGCTGACCCGGTGATTGCGAAGCGCCTCAAGGTGTCGGGCATCGTGGCCGCCGTGGTGGCCTACGGTGCCCCCATCGTGGCACTGATTGCCGCTATGCGCGAAGTGCGTTCGCTGCATGGTGAAGCCCGCTTCGCCAATGCCGGCGAGATTGAAAAGGCTGGGCTGTTCGGCAATACCGGCATCATCATCGGCAAGCTGAAAAACCGCTTCTTGATGTTCGCGGGCATGCAGTTCGTCTTGCTGGCCGCGCCGACTCGCTCGGGCAAGGGCGTCGGAATCGTGGTGCCGAACCTGCTCAACTACAGCGAATCGGCCGTCGTCCTCGATGTGAAGCTGGAAAACTTTCTCATCACGTCGAAGTTCCGGGCCAAGCACGGCCAGGAAGTGTTTTTGTTCAATCCGTTTTCCAAGGATGGGCAAACGCATCGCTACAACCCGCTGGGCTACATCAGCGACGATCCACGCCAGCGCGTGACGGAAATCTTGGCAATCGGCTATGCCCTGTATCCGGGCGGCGGCAAAGACACGTTCTTTGACGATGCGGCTCGAAACCTGTTCCTGGGCCTGTGCCTCTACCTTTGCGAAACGCCGGCATTGCCGCGCACCATCGGCGAGCTGCTGCGCCAGTCCTCGGGCAAGGGCCAGCCCATCAAAAAGTATCTGCAAGACCTGATTACCGCCCGGAATTTCAGGGAAGAAACCACCATTGACGACGACGGCGAAGAAGTCGTGACGCTGGTTCCGATTGAGCAATGGGACGGCGAAGGCTTGCCGCCGCTGTCGATGGAATGCGTTGACGCACTGAACCGCTTCACGTCCACGTCGGACAACACCTTGTCGAGCATCCTGGCATCGTTCAACGTGCCGTTGACCATTTGGGTTAGCCCGCTGGTCGATGCCGCTACGGCCGCGAACGACTTCGACGTTCGGGACGTGCGCAAGAAGCGCATGACGATCTACATCGGCATTCCGGCAAACAAGCTGGCCGAAGCCGAGTTGCTGATTAACCTGTTCTTCTCGCAGTTGATTAACCTCAACACCGACGATCTGCTGCACTCGAAACCTGAGCTGAAATATTCCTGCCTGCTGCTCATGGATGAGTTTGCCGCGCCCGGCCGAATCGGCATCATCGACAAGGCAAACGCCTACATGGCCGGCTACGGTCTGCGGCTGCTGACCATCATCCAGTCGCCCGGCCAGATCGAGGCCGAACCACGCAAGGGCTATGGTCGTGAAAGCGCGCGCACGCTGATAACGAACCACGCTTGCCAGATCATCTACACGCCACGCGAGCAAAAGGACGCGAACGAGTATTCGGAAATGCTCGGCACCTACACGTTCAAGGCCAAGGGTCTAAGTCGCCAGCTCGGCGGCAAGGCGGCCGGTGGTCGAAGCGAATCCGAGTCGGATCAAAAGCGGGCGTTGCTCATGCCGCAAGAACTCAAGGAAATGAGTCAGCGGCAACAGATCATCAACCTTGAAAACACCAAGCCCATCAAGTGCGAAAAGATCGCCTACTTTCAGGATCACGTCTTTATCGACCGCCTCAAGTCGGTTGCGCCGTCGCTGGCAAAGCTCGGCAAGAAACTGCCGACGAAAAAGCAGCTTGAAGACTCTTGGGGTTCCGGTGAATGCGCCGTCGATGTGCCATACCTGAACCTTGATCTGCATGAAGCGGTCGTGCAGGCCCGCACGCGCGAACTGAAGCCGGCCGACGTGGCGAAGGGCATCGACCTTCGCACGCTGGCCCTGGACTTCTCCAAGGTGCCATTGCCCGAAGGTGCAGGCATCGAGCCGGAACAGGTGGAAGCGTTCGTTGACGGCTTCTTTGACGCCCTGGACGCGACAAACAGCTACGACGACAGCGAAGCGCCGGAAGTGGATGAAGACGGGGCCAGCGAACGCCCAAGCGATGACGAACTTGCGGCGCTGGATGCGCAGGCGGCCGACGACGACGGGCAGGAAGTCGCGGTGAATAGCATTGAGCCGGCCGACGACGAACCGGCCGACGAATTGGTGACAAGTGCATCGAGGCCTGGCGGCGCTTCTGTCGCCAAGCCTGAAACGCACGCGGAACCTGAACCCGAACCGGATCACGGCCTTGGTCATGACCAAGCCGACATTGAGCCGGACGGGCCTACGGACGAAGACCTTGCCGCAATGATGGAAGACTTCACGCCACCCGATGACGGGATGATGGATGAAGCCGACATGCTGGCCGCACTGGATGAAATGGAAGCGGTGCCGGAGTATGTCGAGGAAGCCGAAAATGACGCGCCAATACTCGATTTGAGCGTGCTTGACAAGCCCCTTCCTTCAATCAAAAATGCGGAATAG
- a CDS encoding KfrB domain-containing protein: protein MNERTAGSPAVQRTASNTKVVGGYLHKIEEVPKEVRDYAINKLNPVDAAGERIKDAQGNNITARISTAKENGSYYGPVILNNEKFLVQAVGKERLSAVVHHKDDVALQGASLALLDAKKTMNGTNVQVHYTGDKAKAYHWSDKSKQAADPGKDAPEKAPQQAPVKEAMKAEDFMKQAADYAKENIKNTNQREAFLKHLGNVTEQAFNKQPEATKSTPAPVQAKQADTGIER, encoded by the coding sequence ATGAATGAACGCACTGCCGGTTCTCCGGCTGTTCAACGTACTGCCAGCAACACCAAAGTTGTCGGCGGCTACTTGCACAAGATTGAAGAAGTGCCGAAGGAAGTTCGGGACTACGCAATCAACAAGCTGAACCCGGTTGATGCTGCCGGGGAACGCATCAAAGACGCCCAGGGCAACAACATCACCGCCCGCATTTCCACCGCAAAGGAAAACGGCAGCTACTACGGCCCCGTCATCCTGAACAATGAAAAATTCCTTGTTCAAGCGGTCGGCAAAGAACGGCTCTCGGCCGTGGTTCATCACAAAGACGACGTGGCTCTGCAAGGCGCTTCGCTTGCCCTGCTGGATGCCAAGAAGACGATGAACGGCACCAATGTTCAAGTCCACTACACCGGGGATAAGGCGAAGGCTTATCACTGGTCGGACAAGAGCAAGCAAGCGGCCGATCCTGGCAAGGACGCGCCAGAGAAAGCACCCCAGCAAGCGCCTGTGAAGGAAGCCATGAAGGCCGAAGACTTCATGAAGCAGGCCGCCGACTACGCCAAGGAAAACATCAAGAACACGAACCAGCGTGAGGCGTTCTTGAAGCACCTGGGCAACGTCACCGAACAGGCTTTCAACAAGCAGCCGGAAGCCACCAAATCCACGCCCGCGCCTGTGCAGGCTAAACAAGCCGATACCGGCATCGAACGATAA
- a CDS encoding LPD7 domain-containing protein: MADTFDVVVGANKTRYASAKEAGAAFFEADITQRPGVIHGMPAGPGTGPGGSGRFMAETAVHGEYEDGSKRYVKGLPYSDKEADKDFRAGYVEALDKSVNERLKAADWDAAKPAHQSAAPKLDPRLYDDLEQLSKNDFEKAAKAWEEHAPKGTTGPTFVDREWKRQNDEAKQIAAVLDASERGPAYGVMTLNDKTVTSIRFERSEKDGEQAFNVSFHMGNKTVGKLKDIDADTLADSVGDKNAKAIMEHGEAKGSLKGEALMNEYGMTPEESARRAAMKEARKAVELIQLEQLEPDAADEKNMVEPVKEKELEVIDGKEAVARANLLRQREREQLAREQEALGIKAEGKRIDVENLSEKALEQDDANDIAERTGGTTDRDSQQFTEREKNRQVELMEQVHSQFRVAGAKFYFKDQPGKLAMKDKGERMVSASNDDRVAKAMATMAEAKGWKTIKVSGHPDFQREVWMEASLRGIEARGYKPTEQDLKLLEDKRERAMHNTVERDQTARERKPEQQRQDAGRKTDSARQERPVAADKAEGKGLAGQAVETAAKVALRAYAGRVLEHGAANFNHDPKEKPNYFVKLATDQGEKTVWGVDLKRAMSEGKVKAGDDVKLEYRGNTPVTVEALKRDKAGNVIGKEEITTNRNQWDVQKSDKAKVAEAVASAFIDSKVKDPAQREALKAAVGARMAEREKANKVPAVPVYDKAAPAKSQQPERTGPVVERNAERTR, translated from the coding sequence ATGGCAGACACTTTTGATGTGGTTGTAGGCGCAAACAAAACGCGGTACGCGAGCGCCAAAGAAGCCGGCGCGGCCTTTTTCGAGGCCGACATTACGCAACGCCCTGGCGTTATTCATGGCATGCCGGCTGGCCCCGGTACTGGCCCTGGTGGTAGCGGCCGTTTCATGGCCGAAACCGCCGTGCATGGCGAGTACGAAGACGGCAGCAAGCGCTACGTGAAGGGCTTGCCCTACTCCGACAAGGAAGCCGACAAGGACTTTCGCGCGGGCTATGTCGAAGCCCTGGACAAGTCGGTCAATGAACGCCTCAAGGCGGCCGATTGGGACGCCGCGAAGCCGGCGCACCAGTCGGCAGCACCGAAGCTCGATCCCCGCCTTTATGACGATCTGGAACAGCTCTCGAAGAACGATTTCGAGAAAGCCGCCAAGGCTTGGGAAGAACACGCGCCGAAGGGCACTACCGGCCCTACCTTCGTTGATCGTGAATGGAAGCGTCAGAACGATGAAGCGAAGCAGATTGCGGCCGTGCTGGATGCGTCTGAACGCGGCCCGGCTTATGGCGTCATGACCTTGAACGACAAAACGGTTACGTCGATCCGCTTCGAGCGCAGCGAAAAGGACGGCGAACAGGCGTTCAACGTCTCGTTCCATATGGGCAACAAGACCGTGGGCAAGCTCAAGGACATTGACGCCGACACGCTGGCCGACTCGGTGGGCGACAAGAACGCCAAGGCCATCATGGAGCATGGCGAAGCCAAGGGATCGTTGAAGGGCGAAGCCCTGATGAACGAATACGGCATGACGCCGGAAGAAAGCGCCCGGCGCGCGGCCATGAAGGAAGCCCGCAAGGCCGTCGAGTTGATCCAGCTCGAACAGCTCGAACCTGACGCGGCCGACGAAAAAAACATGGTGGAGCCGGTCAAGGAAAAAGAACTTGAAGTGATCGACGGCAAGGAAGCCGTCGCCCGCGCGAACCTGCTTCGCCAACGGGAACGCGAGCAACTGGCCCGCGAACAAGAAGCCCTCGGCATCAAGGCCGAAGGCAAGCGCATCGACGTTGAAAACCTGTCCGAAAAGGCGCTGGAACAGGACGACGCGAACGACATCGCCGAACGGACTGGTGGCACCACTGACCGGGATTCGCAGCAGTTCACGGAACGCGAGAAAAACCGGCAAGTGGAATTGATGGAACAGGTTCATAGCCAATTCCGCGTTGCCGGGGCGAAGTTCTACTTCAAGGATCAGCCGGGCAAGCTCGCCATGAAGGACAAGGGCGAACGCATGGTGTCGGCCTCCAACGATGACCGAGTGGCAAAGGCTATGGCGACGATGGCCGAAGCCAAGGGCTGGAAAACCATCAAGGTTTCCGGCCATCCCGACTTTCAGCGGGAAGTCTGGATGGAAGCCAGCTTGCGCGGCATCGAGGCGCGCGGCTACAAGCCCACGGAACAGGATTTGAAGCTGCTCGAAGACAAGCGCGAACGTGCCATGCACAACACCGTTGAGCGTGACCAGACGGCCCGCGAGCGCAAGCCGGAACAGCAGCGCCAAGACGCCGGCCGCAAGACAGATTCAGCGCGCCAGGAACGCCCCGTAGCGGCCGACAAGGCCGAAGGCAAGGGGTTGGCAGGGCAGGCGGTCGAAACGGCCGCCAAGGTGGCATTGCGGGCCTACGCTGGCCGGGTTCTTGAACACGGCGCGGCGAACTTCAACCATGACCCGAAGGAAAAGCCGAACTACTTCGTGAAGCTGGCAACCGACCAGGGCGAAAAAACGGTTTGGGGCGTCGATCTGAAACGCGCCATGTCCGAAGGCAAGGTGAAGGCCGGCGACGATGTGAAGCTGGAATATCGCGGCAATACGCCTGTCACCGTGGAAGCTCTGAAACGGGACAAGGCCGGCAACGTCATCGGCAAAGAGGAAATCACGACGAACCGCAATCAGTGGGACGTGCAAAAGTCGGACAAGGCAAAGGTCGCCGAAGCCGTCGCCTCGGCTTTCATCGACTCCAAGGTGAAAGACCCTGCGCAACGTGAAGCCTTGAAAGCCGCTGTCGGCGCTCGCATGGCCGAACGTGAAAAGGCCAACAAGGTGCCAGCCGTGCCCGTGTACGACAAGGCAGCACCTGCCAAGTCGCAGCAGCCGGAACGCACCGGGCCAGTGGTCGAACGCAACGCGGAGCGCACCCGATGA